In Myxococcus stipitatus, the following are encoded in one genomic region:
- a CDS encoding peptidylprolyl isomerase — protein sequence MTSQNDAPKPGVARSLAELHALGIMKRMPAALSLSSTEPIALPSIQAPSLEGLAVARTAPAPITEQDLVERFDVLRRKHADRRERAMGEDVGPDDEVLLDVLGFANGRLIPFSAREGWRAEVVPEPLLPGFFEALVGAKVGSSLGIELKLPDTYVVESLRGATARFLLEVRAASELKLLPDDSPELLKRLGAGTLIDVMRQLNDALTHERAVEAEQLTQERVLDEVVARTQVTLSAALVDEELRHRWVETERPVLVRKALQPDELQDALEGWLRDPLFRADAERRLVLALALRAIAARDGVKLAKPAVDALVQDLASLSGGSREEVVRALKEDAALAKRLEDLALHLATLDGIMRRVSLTPPA from the coding sequence ATGACGTCCCAGAACGATGCACCCAAGCCCGGCGTGGCGCGCTCGCTCGCGGAGCTGCACGCGCTCGGCATCATGAAGCGCATGCCCGCGGCGCTGTCGTTGAGCAGCACCGAGCCCATCGCGCTTCCCTCCATCCAGGCCCCCTCGCTCGAGGGCCTCGCCGTCGCACGAACGGCGCCCGCGCCCATCACCGAGCAGGACCTGGTGGAGCGCTTCGACGTCCTGCGCCGCAAGCACGCCGACCGCCGAGAGCGCGCCATGGGCGAGGACGTGGGCCCCGATGACGAGGTGCTGCTGGACGTGCTCGGCTTCGCCAACGGCCGGCTGATTCCTTTCTCCGCGCGAGAGGGCTGGCGCGCCGAAGTGGTGCCCGAGCCGCTGCTCCCCGGTTTCTTCGAGGCGCTGGTGGGCGCCAAGGTGGGCTCCTCGCTCGGCATCGAGCTGAAGCTGCCGGACACCTACGTGGTGGAGTCCCTGCGCGGCGCGACGGCGCGCTTCCTCCTGGAAGTGCGGGCCGCGTCCGAGCTGAAGCTCCTGCCGGATGACTCCCCGGAGCTGCTCAAGCGGCTGGGCGCGGGAACCCTCATCGATGTGATGCGCCAGTTGAACGACGCGTTGACTCACGAGCGCGCCGTGGAGGCGGAGCAGCTCACGCAAGAGCGCGTGCTGGACGAAGTGGTGGCGCGCACGCAGGTGACCTTGTCCGCCGCGTTGGTGGACGAGGAACTCCGCCATCGCTGGGTGGAGACCGAGCGGCCCGTCCTGGTGCGCAAGGCGCTCCAGCCCGACGAACTCCAAGACGCATTGGAGGGCTGGTTGAGAGACCCGCTCTTCCGCGCCGACGCGGAGCGCCGCCTGGTGCTGGCCCTGGCCCTGCGAGCCATCGCCGCGCGCGACGGAGTGAAGCTCGCGAAGCCAGCCGTGGACGCGCTGGTGCAGGACCTGGCCTCGCTGTCGGGGGGCTCTCGCGAGGAGGTCGTCCGAGCGCTGAAGGAGGACGCCGCGCTGGCCAAGCGCCTGGAGGACCTGGCGCTGCACCTGGCCACGCTCGACGGCATCATGCGGCGCGTGTCGCTGACGCCGCCCGCCTGA
- a CDS encoding peptidylprolyl isomerase has product MHIRILSALLLCLTVSACKESSEKKETPSNATPPAATPTPAPKPAEPTGAWTKKVEDKQDLLATLETNQGAIVVRLFSKDAPMTVANFVGLATGEKPWSDPRTGERMTGKSLYEGVIFHRVIPGFMIQGGDPTGTGRGDPGYRFGDEFQSGRTFDKPGLLAMANAGPNTNGSQFFITTSTPTYLNGKHTIFGEVVKGYDVVEKISNVPTGPGDRPVEPVIIQKIVMADAPAAGSK; this is encoded by the coding sequence ATGCATATCCGAATCCTGAGCGCCCTCCTCCTGTGCCTCACCGTTTCCGCCTGCAAGGAGTCCTCCGAGAAGAAGGAGACCCCTTCCAACGCCACGCCTCCTGCGGCGACGCCCACGCCGGCTCCGAAGCCCGCCGAGCCCACCGGCGCATGGACCAAGAAGGTCGAGGACAAGCAAGACCTCCTCGCGACGCTGGAGACCAACCAGGGCGCCATCGTCGTGCGCCTGTTCTCCAAGGACGCGCCGATGACGGTGGCCAACTTCGTGGGCCTGGCCACGGGTGAGAAGCCGTGGTCCGACCCGCGCACGGGTGAGCGCATGACGGGCAAGTCCCTGTACGAGGGCGTCATCTTCCACCGCGTGATTCCGGGCTTCATGATTCAGGGCGGAGACCCGACGGGCACGGGCCGCGGTGACCCGGGCTACCGCTTCGGGGACGAATTCCAGAGTGGCCGGACCTTCGACAAGCCGGGCCTCCTGGCCATGGCCAACGCGGGCCCCAACACCAACGGCAGCCAGTTCTTCATCACCACGTCCACGCCGACGTACCTCAACGGCAAGCACACCATCTTCGGCGAGGTGGTGAAGGGCTATGACGTGGTGGAGAAGATCTCCAACGTCCCGACGGGCCCGGGCGACCGGCCGGTAGAGCCCGTCATCATCCAGAAGATTGTCATGGCGGACGCGCCCGCCGCGGGCAGCAAGTAA
- a CDS encoding phospholipase, with protein MDAPKLRRVSTRLGELDCQVVEGLPEGKSPELAVVLCHGFGAPAGDLVPLAGELVALQASLAQRVRFIFPGAPMSLAERGMPNARAWFPIPDAILLGQMRDWPQFAKEVPPGMPAARRAVTSVVAAVSAATKLPYSKIVLGGFSQGGMVTTDVALRLEECPAGLCILSGTLLAEPEWRQKAKARQGLPVFQAHGRYDPLLPIATGEHLRDMLVQEGLTVDFFPFDGPHTIDEEALERMAAFLKARLGG; from the coding sequence ATGGACGCGCCGAAGCTGCGGCGTGTGTCCACGCGACTGGGCGAGCTGGATTGCCAGGTCGTTGAGGGACTCCCCGAGGGCAAGTCACCCGAGCTGGCGGTGGTGCTCTGCCACGGCTTCGGCGCTCCAGCGGGGGACCTGGTCCCCCTCGCGGGTGAGCTGGTGGCGCTGCAAGCGTCGCTGGCTCAACGCGTCCGCTTCATCTTCCCGGGGGCGCCGATGTCACTGGCGGAGAGGGGCATGCCCAACGCACGCGCCTGGTTCCCCATCCCCGATGCCATCCTGCTCGGGCAGATGCGCGACTGGCCCCAGTTCGCGAAGGAGGTGCCCCCGGGCATGCCCGCCGCGCGCCGCGCCGTCACCTCCGTGGTGGCCGCGGTGTCCGCCGCGACGAAGCTCCCCTATTCGAAAATCGTCCTGGGCGGCTTCAGCCAGGGCGGCATGGTGACGACGGACGTGGCGCTGCGCCTGGAGGAGTGTCCCGCGGGGTTGTGCATCCTCTCGGGCACGCTCCTCGCGGAGCCGGAGTGGCGGCAGAAGGCCAAGGCCCGGCAGGGCCTGCCCGTGTTCCAGGCCCATGGCCGGTACGACCCCCTGCTGCCCATCGCGACGGGCGAGCACCTGCGCGACATGTTGGTGCAGGAAGGGCTGACCGTGGACTTCTTCCCCTTCGATGGGCCGCACACCATCGACGAGGAGGCGCTGGAGCGGATGGCCGCGTTCCTCAAGGCCCGGTTGGGGGGCTGA
- a CDS encoding secondary thiamine-phosphate synthase enzyme YjbQ, with protein MYHAKELTVPTRGRGFTDITEDVQRSVAESGARQGLCTVFLHHTSASLLLCENADPDVRRDLEAFFARLVKDGDSLFVHDAEGPDDMPAHVRTVLTQNALNIPVKNGAADLGTWQGIYVWEHRTSAHRRRVTVSVVS; from the coding sequence ATGTACCACGCGAAGGAGCTCACGGTGCCCACCCGGGGCCGCGGCTTCACGGACATCACCGAGGACGTGCAGCGCTCCGTGGCGGAGAGTGGTGCACGGCAAGGACTGTGCACCGTGTTCTTGCACCACACGAGCGCGTCCCTGTTGTTGTGCGAGAACGCGGACCCGGATGTGCGCCGGGACCTGGAGGCCTTCTTCGCGCGGCTCGTGAAGGATGGAGACTCGCTCTTCGTTCACGACGCGGAGGGGCCCGACGACATGCCCGCGCACGTGCGCACGGTGCTCACGCAGAACGCGCTGAACATCCCCGTGAAGAACGGCGCCGCGGACCTGGGGACGTGGCAGGGCATCTACGTCTGGGAGCACCGCACGTCCGCCCATCGGCGGCGCGTCACCGTATCGGTGGTGAGCTGA